A genomic region of Pseudomonas frederiksbergensis contains the following coding sequences:
- the ubiD gene encoding 4-hydroxy-3-polyprenylbenzoate decarboxylase, protein MQYRDLRDFISGLEQRGELKRIQVPVSPVLEMTEVCDRTLRAKGPALLFENPTGYDIPVLGNLFGTPERVALGMGAEAVSELREIGKLLAFLKEPEPPKGLKDAWSKLPIFRKIIAMAPKVVKDAVCQEVVIEGDDVDLAMLPVQTCWPGDVGPLITWGLTVTKGPNKDRQNLGIYRQQVIGRNKVIMRWLSHRGGALDYREWCEKHPGQPFPVSVALGADPATILGAVTPVPDSLSEYAFAGLLRGNRTELVKCRGNDLQVPATAEIILEGVIHPGEMADEGPYGDHTGYYNEVDSFPVFTVERITHRIKPIYHSTYTGRPPDEPAILGVALNEVFVPILQKQFPEITDFYLPPEGCSYRMAIVTMKKQYPGHAKRVMLGVWSFLRQFMYTKFVIVTDDDINARDWNDVIWAITTRMDPKRDTVMIDNTPIDYLDFASPISGLGSKMGLDATHKWPGETTREWGRVIVKDEAVTRRIDAIWNQLGID, encoded by the coding sequence ATGCAGTATCGCGACTTGCGCGACTTTATCAGCGGCCTGGAACAGCGCGGCGAACTCAAGCGCATCCAGGTTCCAGTGTCACCAGTGCTGGAAATGACCGAGGTCTGCGATCGCACCTTGCGGGCCAAAGGCCCGGCACTGCTGTTCGAAAACCCTACCGGTTACGACATTCCAGTGCTCGGCAACCTGTTCGGTACACCTGAGCGCGTGGCCTTGGGCATGGGTGCGGAAGCCGTCAGCGAGTTGCGCGAGATTGGCAAGCTGCTGGCTTTCCTCAAAGAGCCTGAGCCGCCAAAGGGTCTGAAAGACGCCTGGTCCAAGCTGCCGATCTTCCGCAAAATCATTGCCATGGCGCCGAAAGTCGTCAAGGACGCCGTCTGCCAGGAAGTGGTCATCGAAGGCGACGACGTCGACCTGGCGATGTTGCCAGTGCAGACCTGCTGGCCCGGCGACGTCGGCCCGCTGATCACCTGGGGCCTGACGGTCACCAAAGGCCCGAACAAGGATCGCCAGAACCTCGGCATCTATCGCCAGCAGGTGATTGGCCGCAACAAAGTCATCATGCGTTGGTTGAGTCATCGTGGCGGCGCGCTGGACTATCGCGAGTGGTGCGAAAAGCATCCGGGCCAGCCATTCCCGGTGTCCGTGGCGTTGGGCGCCGACCCGGCAACTATTCTTGGTGCGGTGACGCCGGTGCCGGACAGCCTGTCCGAGTACGCGTTCGCCGGCCTCTTGCGCGGCAACCGCACTGAGCTGGTGAAGTGCCGTGGCAACGACCTGCAAGTGCCGGCCACCGCCGAGATCATCCTTGAAGGTGTGATTCATCCAGGCGAAATGGCCGATGAAGGCCCGTACGGCGACCACACCGGTTATTACAACGAAGTCGACAGCTTCCCGGTGTTCACCGTCGAGCGCATCACGCACCGCATCAAGCCGATCTACCACAGCACCTACACCGGCCGTCCACCGGATGAGCCGGCGATTCTGGGGGTGGCGTTGAATGAAGTGTTCGTGCCGATCCTGCAAAAGCAGTTCCCGGAGATCACCGACTTCTACTTGCCGCCCGAAGGCTGCTCGTACCGCATGGCCATTGTGACCATGAAAAAGCAGTACCCCGGCCATGCCAAGCGGGTAATGCTCGGTGTCTGGTCGTTTTTGCGACAGTTCATGTACACCAAGTTCGTTATCGTCACTGACGACGATATCAACGCCCGCGACTGGAACGACGTGATCTGGGCCATTACCACGCGCATGGACCCCAAGCGCGATACGGTGATGATCGATAACACGCCGATCGACTACCTCGACTTCGCTTCGCCGATTTCCGGCCTGGGTTCGAAGATGGGGCTCGATGCCACGCATAAATGGCCCGGTGAAACCACCCGCGAGTGGGGCCGGGTAATCGTCAAGGATGAGGCGGTGACACGCCGGATCGATGCCATCTGGAATCAGTTAGGAATAGATTGA
- a CDS encoding CDP-6-deoxy-delta-3,4-glucoseen reductase produces the protein MRVTLQPSGAVLEILPGERILDGARRLGYECPQSCRNGNCHVCAALLVEGRVEQTGDVRDHGEFYTCIAEPLEDCIVLWDGVLALGELPVSSVSCQVTECLDVGGDTWRVRLRTPAGKPPRYHAGQYLMIERENGEKSAFSLASAPHSGRDLEIHVLARETSALSLIEQLQRNRMVRIEMPFGDTHLAELPDCPLVLMAAGTGMGQIHSLIEHCRAKGFKHPVHLYWGVRRPEDFYQIEHWDEWLKLPNLFLHKVVSDLCGWEGRCGMLHEAVCEDFPDLKSLHVYASGSPAMVYGTLDALVNAGMDAHQMRADVFAYAPRPQAN, from the coding sequence ATGCGTGTAACCTTGCAGCCGTCCGGAGCAGTGCTTGAGATACTGCCCGGCGAGCGGATTCTTGATGGGGCGCGGCGCCTGGGCTACGAGTGCCCGCAAAGCTGCCGTAATGGCAACTGCCACGTTTGCGCGGCGTTGCTGGTCGAAGGTCGAGTCGAACAGACCGGCGATGTGCGCGACCACGGCGAGTTCTACACTTGCATAGCAGAGCCGCTGGAAGACTGCATCGTATTGTGGGATGGCGTCCTTGCGCTGGGAGAGCTGCCGGTGAGCAGTGTGTCGTGTCAGGTCACTGAATGCTTGGACGTCGGCGGCGATACCTGGCGGGTTCGACTGCGCACGCCGGCCGGCAAGCCGCCGCGCTATCACGCTGGGCAGTACCTGATGATCGAGCGCGAAAATGGCGAAAAATCTGCCTTCTCGTTGGCCTCGGCACCCCACTCGGGGCGAGATCTTGAAATTCATGTGCTGGCGCGCGAAACCAGTGCACTGAGCCTGATCGAGCAGTTGCAGCGCAATCGCATGGTGCGGATCGAAATGCCCTTCGGCGATACGCATTTGGCCGAGTTACCTGACTGTCCGCTGGTGTTGATGGCCGCGGGGACCGGCATGGGGCAGATCCACAGCCTGATCGAGCATTGCCGGGCCAAGGGCTTCAAGCATCCAGTGCACCTGTACTGGGGCGTGCGGCGACCGGAAGACTTCTATCAGATCGAACATTGGGATGAATGGCTGAAGCTGCCCAACCTGTTCCTGCATAAAGTCGTCAGCGATCTGTGCGGTTGGGAAGGACGCTGTGGCATGTTGCACGAGGCGGTTTGCGAGGATTTCCCCGATCTGAAATCCCTGCACGTGTACGCCAGCGGTTCGCCGGCGATGGTTTACGGGACTCTGGACGCCTTGGTCAACGCCGGGATGGACGCGCACCAGATGCGCGCCGACGTCTTCGCCTACGCGCCCCGGCCGCAAGCAAACTAG
- a CDS encoding sn-glycerol-3-phosphate transporter gives MKNLRIYGLLLLALATSALAVENPTQKDQGSWYLQTSVFTKHYSPDPDHNNNQDLIGLERDEASGWLFGAATFRNSFSQRSYYAYAGKRYESANYPVYIKLTGGLLQGYSGEYKDKIPLNHFGVAPVIIPSLGAHYGPVAAELVLLGFNAAMITTGVRF, from the coding sequence ATGAAAAATCTGAGAATTTACGGTCTGCTGTTACTGGCGCTGGCCACCTCGGCGCTGGCAGTAGAAAACCCGACTCAAAAAGACCAGGGTTCCTGGTACCTGCAAACCAGCGTCTTTACCAAACACTATTCGCCAGACCCTGATCACAATAACAACCAGGACTTGATCGGACTTGAACGCGATGAAGCATCCGGCTGGTTGTTTGGCGCAGCGACTTTTCGCAACTCGTTCAGTCAGCGTTCGTACTACGCCTACGCGGGCAAGCGCTACGAAAGTGCCAACTATCCGGTGTATATAAAGCTGACCGGTGGGTTACTCCAGGGTTACAGCGGCGAGTACAAGGACAAGATTCCGCTGAACCACTTCGGCGTAGCGCCCGTGATCATTCCATCACTGGGCGCCCATTACGGCCCGGTGGCCGCCGAACTGGTTCTGCTCGGTTTCAACGCGGCCATGATCACCACCGGCGTACGTTTCTAG
- a CDS encoding gamma-glutamylcyclotransferase codes for MTAIESTCLNLAYPPRLDLGAQLTHEQLLSSMQATMARHKGGPVWLFAYGSLIWRPECTAVERVRGRVHGYHRGLYLWSHEHRGTPEMPGLVFGLDRGGSCSGFAYRLPEEQLEASLYALWQREMPVPSYRPHWLNCRLEDGSQVQALGFVLERHLPSYAGNLPDHVLSQVFECACGRYGTTRDYVEQTVHALRSHAMPDRNLEARLKRCKSAAH; via the coding sequence ATGACCGCCATTGAATCCACTTGTTTGAATCTGGCTTACCCTCCGCGGCTCGATCTGGGCGCGCAGCTGACTCACGAACAATTGCTCAGCTCGATGCAGGCCACCATGGCCCGGCACAAGGGTGGGCCCGTCTGGTTGTTCGCTTACGGTTCATTGATCTGGCGCCCCGAATGCACGGCAGTCGAGCGGGTGCGCGGACGCGTGCACGGTTACCATCGCGGTTTGTACCTGTGGTCCCACGAGCACCGCGGTACGCCGGAAATGCCGGGGCTGGTGTTTGGCCTGGATCGCGGCGGCTCTTGCAGCGGCTTTGCCTATCGGTTGCCCGAGGAGCAATTGGAAGCATCGCTATACGCGCTTTGGCAACGCGAAATGCCGGTGCCGTCTTATCGCCCACACTGGCTCAATTGCCGCCTCGAAGACGGTAGCCAGGTTCAGGCATTGGGGTTTGTTTTGGAGCGGCACCTGCCCAGCTATGCCGGCAACTTGCCGGACCATGTGCTGAGCCAGGTGTTCGAATGCGCTTGCGGGCGTTACGGCACCACTCGCGATTATGTCGAGCAGACCGTCCACGCCCTGCGTAGCCACGCCATGCCAGACCGGAATCTGGAGGCGCGGCTCAAGCGTTGTAAATCAGCCGCGCATTAA
- the glpT gene encoding glycerol-3-phosphate transporter, protein MFAFFRPAAHQAPLPEEHVDSTYRRLRWQIFAGIFFGYAGYYLLRKNFSLAMPYLIDEGYTRGQLGLAMSAIAIAYGLSKFLMGLVSDRSNPRYFLPFGLLVSAGVMFIFGFAPWATSSVTMMFILLFINGWAQGMGWPPSGRTMVHWWSQKERGGVVSVWNVAHNVGGGLIGPLFLLGMGLFNDWHAAFYVPAAVALLVAVFAFMVMRDTPQSVGLPPIEKYKNDYPEGYDASHEDEFSAKEIFVKYVLRNKMLWYIAMANVFVYLLRYGVLDWAPTYLKEAKHFDVDKTSWAYFFYEWAGIPGTLLCGWMSDKIFRGNRGLTGMVFMALVTVATLVYWLNPAGNPTVDMIALFSIGFLIYGPVMLIGLQALELAPKKAAGTAAGFTGLFGYLGGSVAASAAMGYTVDHFGWDGGFVLLVGACLLAMACLAPTLWHKQVASQGREALV, encoded by the coding sequence ATGTTTGCTTTCTTTCGTCCTGCCGCCCATCAGGCTCCATTGCCTGAAGAACACGTAGACAGCACTTACCGGCGCTTGCGCTGGCAAATCTTCGCCGGGATTTTCTTTGGCTACGCCGGTTATTACCTGCTGCGCAAAAACTTCTCTCTGGCCATGCCGTACCTGATCGACGAAGGCTACACCCGTGGCCAACTGGGCCTGGCAATGTCGGCGATTGCGATTGCCTACGGCTTGTCGAAATTTTTGATGGGCCTGGTGTCCGACCGTTCCAACCCGCGCTACTTCCTGCCCTTCGGCTTGCTGGTGTCGGCCGGGGTCATGTTCATTTTCGGTTTCGCACCGTGGGCCACGTCCAGCGTGACCATGATGTTCATCCTGCTGTTCATCAACGGCTGGGCCCAGGGCATGGGTTGGCCGCCGAGCGGCCGGACCATGGTGCACTGGTGGTCGCAGAAGGAACGCGGTGGTGTAGTTTCGGTCTGGAACGTCGCGCATAACGTCGGCGGTGGCCTGATCGGCCCGTTGTTCCTGCTCGGTATGGGCCTGTTCAACGACTGGCACGCGGCGTTCTACGTCCCGGCCGCCGTCGCTTTGCTGGTGGCGGTGTTCGCCTTCATGGTGATGCGTGATACCCCGCAATCGGTAGGTCTGCCGCCCATCGAGAAGTACAAGAACGATTACCCGGAAGGTTACGATGCCAGCCACGAAGACGAATTCAGCGCCAAGGAAATCTTCGTCAAATACGTGCTGCGCAACAAAATGCTCTGGTACATCGCCATGGCCAACGTCTTCGTCTACCTGCTGCGCTACGGCGTGCTGGACTGGGCGCCGACCTACCTGAAGGAAGCCAAACACTTCGACGTAGATAAAACCTCGTGGGCGTATTTCTTCTACGAGTGGGCCGGCATCCCGGGCACGCTGCTGTGCGGCTGGATGTCAGACAAGATCTTCCGAGGCAACCGTGGCCTGACCGGCATGGTGTTCATGGCGTTGGTGACCGTGGCGACGCTGGTTTATTGGCTGAACCCGGCCGGCAACCCGACCGTCGACATGATCGCGCTGTTCTCCATCGGCTTCCTGATCTATGGCCCGGTGATGCTGATCGGTCTGCAAGCACTGGAACTGGCGCCGAAGAAAGCCGCCGGTACGGCTGCGGGTTTCACCGGCCTGTTCGGTTATCTGGGCGGTTCGGTCGCGGCCAGCGCAGCGATGGGCTACACCGTCGACCATTTCGGCTGGGATGGCGGTTTCGTGTTGCTGGTCGGTGCGTGTCTGTTGGCGATGGCTTGCCTCGCACCGACCTTGTGGCACAAGCAAGTCGCCAGTCAGGGTCGTGAAGCACTCGTTTAA
- a CDS encoding flagellar basal body-associated protein FliL, translated as MSMMLRTLLLGLAVLPTLVISTQAPANQSDKAAQGLRNVTVLIVRHAEKPDQGMGLSPRGEQRAEAYAHYFDPLQLGGKSLVPQRLIATSDSQSSARPRLTLTPLSQRLHIPIEQPYADEEVDKLVKSLGKKNQAPVVLIAWHHGHIDNLIEAFGGDGQALTGQKSWPEDVYDWLIVLRFDDQGQLVESHSQKIQEHLLPGDGS; from the coding sequence ATGAGCATGATGCTGCGCACATTGTTATTGGGGCTGGCCGTTTTACCGACATTGGTGATTTCAACGCAGGCACCGGCAAATCAGAGTGACAAGGCGGCCCAGGGCCTGAGAAATGTCACCGTGCTGATCGTCCGGCACGCAGAAAAACCCGATCAGGGCATGGGACTGAGCCCTCGTGGTGAACAGCGTGCCGAAGCTTATGCGCACTATTTCGACCCGCTGCAGTTGGGCGGCAAGAGCCTGGTGCCGCAACGACTGATTGCCACCAGCGACAGTCAATCCAGCGCACGACCACGGCTGACCCTGACACCGCTGTCGCAGCGTCTGCACATTCCGATCGAGCAACCCTATGCCGATGAAGAAGTCGACAAACTGGTCAAATCGCTGGGCAAGAAGAACCAGGCCCCGGTCGTATTGATCGCCTGGCATCACGGGCATATCGACAATTTGATCGAAGCGTTCGGTGGCGATGGCCAAGCGTTGACCGGGCAGAAATCCTGGCCAGAGGACGTCTATGACTGGCTGATCGTATTGCGCTTCGATGACCAGGGGCAATTGGTCGAATCCCACAGCCAGAAGATCCAGGAACATCTGTTACCCGGAGATGGCAGCTGA
- a CDS encoding flagellar basal body-associated protein FliL: MKAWIMLMLALSLPVAAMAEEAKEAKEGEAPKVSYISLTPPFVGNYGLDGTPKLKVYKADVALRVTGEEAVKAVKANEPLIRNQLVALFSQQTTEAMNNVEAKEKLRQEALKQTQQVMNDETGKPVVEDLLFNNLIIQ; encoded by the coding sequence GTGAAAGCGTGGATCATGTTGATGCTGGCCCTGTCTCTGCCTGTGGCAGCGATGGCCGAAGAAGCCAAAGAAGCCAAAGAAGGTGAGGCGCCGAAAGTCAGTTATATCAGCCTGACCCCGCCGTTCGTGGGTAACTACGGGCTGGATGGCACCCCGAAACTCAAGGTCTACAAGGCCGACGTGGCGTTGCGGGTAACCGGTGAAGAAGCGGTCAAGGCTGTGAAGGCCAACGAGCCGTTGATCCGTAATCAGCTGGTGGCGTTGTTTTCTCAGCAGACCACTGAAGCCATGAACAACGTCGAAGCGAAAGAGAAATTGCGTCAGGAAGCCTTGAAGCAGACCCAGCAAGTGATGAATGACGAAACCGGAAAACCGGTGGTTGAAGATCTGTTGTTCAACAACCTGATCATTCAATAA
- a CDS encoding EVE domain-containing protein: MAYWLMKSEPDELSIKGLEKLGEARWDGVRNYQARNFLRAMAVGDEFFFYHSSCPEPGIAGIGRIIEAAYPDPTALEPESVYFDPKATPEKNAWSAINVGHVETFPKVLKLDYLKQQTALAQMPLVQKGSRLSVMPVTAEQWAAVLALG; the protein is encoded by the coding sequence ATGGCCTACTGGCTGATGAAATCCGAGCCCGACGAGCTCTCGATCAAAGGCCTGGAGAAGCTCGGCGAAGCCCGCTGGGACGGCGTTCGCAACTATCAGGCACGCAATTTCTTGCGGGCCATGGCGGTCGGCGACGAGTTTTTCTTTTATCACTCCAGCTGCCCCGAACCGGGCATCGCCGGGATCGGGCGAATCATCGAAGCGGCGTATCCGGACCCGACGGCGCTGGAACCCGAAAGTGTTTATTTCGACCCAAAGGCCACGCCTGAGAAAAATGCCTGGAGCGCGATCAACGTCGGTCACGTCGAGACATTTCCTAAAGTGCTGAAGCTCGACTATCTGAAGCAGCAAACGGCACTGGCGCAGATGCCACTGGTGCAGAAAGGCTCACGACTGTCGGTGATGCCGGTGACGGCTGAGCAGTGGGCGGCGGTGTTGGCGCTGGGCTGA
- a CDS encoding 5-formyltetrahydrofolate cyclo-ligase, translated as MTEPAPLSRPQLRRMLRKARRTLSNSEQRQAARGLYRQLAQHPLFRRAKHISLYLPTDGEIDPRLLLRAAQRRGKATYLPVLSAWPRTKMVFQRIHPGEKLRPNRFRILEPRVKQAQQRKVWALDLVLLPLVGFDEHGGRLGMGGGFYDRSLAYLARRKNWRKPTLLGLAHECQKVEKLDQASWDVPLQGTVTDRKWYFAD; from the coding sequence ATGACCGAACCTGCGCCGCTTTCCCGCCCGCAACTTCGACGCATGCTACGCAAGGCCCGTCGCACTCTGAGCAACAGTGAGCAACGCCAGGCCGCTCGCGGGCTGTATCGGCAATTGGCGCAACATCCACTGTTTCGCCGCGCCAAACACATTTCCCTGTACCTGCCCACCGACGGTGAAATCGACCCGCGCCTGCTGTTGCGCGCCGCCCAACGTCGAGGCAAGGCGACTTACCTGCCAGTACTCAGCGCCTGGCCGCGAACCAAAATGGTCTTTCAGCGCATTCACCCCGGTGAAAAGCTGCGACCTAACCGCTTTCGCATTCTCGAACCACGCGTCAAACAGGCACAGCAACGCAAGGTCTGGGCACTGGATCTGGTGTTGTTGCCGTTGGTCGGTTTTGACGAACACGGTGGACGTCTGGGGATGGGGGGCGGTTTCTACGATCGCAGCCTGGCCTATCTGGCACGCCGAAAAAACTGGCGCAAGCCGACGCTGCTGGGCCTGGCCCATGAATGTCAGAAAGTCGAAAAACTGGATCAAGCGAGCTGGGATGTACCGTTGCAAGGAACGGTGACTGACAGAAAGTGGTATTTCGCGGACTAG
- a CDS encoding cell division protein ZapA, producing the protein MSSSNSVTVQILDKEYSIICPQEERSNLVSAARYLDGKMREIRSSGKVIGADRIAVMAALNITHDLLHTRERPDVQASGSTREQVRDLLDRVDLVLATDPDVSKG; encoded by the coding sequence ATGAGTTCAAGCAATAGCGTTACCGTGCAGATCCTCGATAAAGAGTACTCGATCATTTGCCCCCAGGAAGAGCGCAGTAATCTGGTGAGCGCCGCCCGTTATCTGGACGGCAAAATGCGCGAAATCCGCAGCAGCGGCAAAGTCATCGGCGCCGATCGCATCGCCGTGATGGCCGCGCTGAACATCACCCACGATCTGTTGCACACCCGAGAACGTCCTGACGTACAGGCCAGTGGCTCGACCCGCGAGCAGGTGCGTGATCTGCTTGATCGAGTGGATCTGGTGCTCGCCACCGATCCGGATGTCAGCAAGGGCTGA
- a CDS encoding TIGR02449 family protein translates to MEDTDLQALMARLELLITRVEQLKSQNGLLIAQEKTWREERAHLIEKNEIARRKVESMISRLKALEQDS, encoded by the coding sequence ATGGAAGACACCGACTTGCAAGCGCTGATGGCCAGACTCGAGCTGCTGATTACCCGGGTCGAGCAACTTAAGAGCCAAAACGGACTCTTAATAGCTCAGGAAAAGACCTGGCGCGAGGAACGCGCGCACCTCATTGAAAAAAACGAAATCGCCCGGCGTAAGGTCGAATCGATGATTTCGCGCCTCAAGGCCCTGGAGCAAGACTCATGA
- a CDS encoding YecA/YgfB family protein encodes MPIQNSPYQAFATLLSTSGHPVSPAELHGLLLGRSCAGAGFEVDGWLVDAAELLEGEPQDNVRNALIGLQEMVKGELTSDDMTVVLLLPTDDAPLTERAAALGQWCHGFLSGFGLNCRDSSMLSTEATEVLQDLAAIAQVQDALEESDDGESDYMEVMEYLRVAPLLLFTENNKAAASAAKPSLH; translated from the coding sequence ATGCCCATTCAGAATTCTCCGTATCAAGCCTTCGCCACCCTGCTGAGCACCAGCGGCCATCCTGTCTCGCCTGCCGAACTGCACGGCCTGTTGCTCGGTCGCAGCTGCGCCGGTGCCGGTTTTGAAGTCGACGGCTGGTTGGTCGACGCTGCGGAACTGCTCGAAGGCGAGCCGCAAGACAACGTCCGCAACGCCCTGATCGGCCTGCAAGAGATGGTCAAGGGCGAGCTGACCAGCGACGACATGACCGTCGTTCTGCTGTTGCCGACCGACGACGCGCCGCTGACCGAACGTGCCGCTGCACTGGGCCAGTGGTGCCATGGCTTCCTCAGCGGGTTCGGCCTGAACTGCCGTGACAGCAGCATGCTGAGCACCGAGGCCACTGAAGTCCTGCAAGACCTGGCGGCCATCGCGCAGGTTCAGGATGCACTGGAAGAGTCCGACGACGGCGAGAGCGACTACATGGAAGTCATGGAGTACCTGCGAGTCGCGCCATTGCTGCTGTTCACCGAGAACAACAAAGCAGCCGCATCGGCTGCCAAGCCTTCTCTGCACTGA
- the pepP gene encoding Xaa-Pro aminopeptidase produces the protein MIHIPKSEYTRRRKALMAQMEPNSIAILPAAAVAIRNRDVEHVYRQDSDFQYLSGFPEPQAVIVLIPGREHGEYILFCRERNAERELWDGLRAGQEGAIRDFGADDAFPITDIDDILPGLIEGRDRVYSAMGSNPEFDRHLMDWINVIRSKAHLGAQPPNEFVALDHLLHDMRLYKSAAEVKVMREAARISAQAHIRAMQASRVGLHEFSLEAELDYEFRKGGAKMPAYGSIVAAGRNSCILHYQQNDALLKDGDLVLIDAGCEIDCYASDITRTWPVNGKYSPEQKAIYELVLASQEAAFAQIAPNKHWNQAHEATVQVITAGLVKLGLLQGDVDELIASEAYKAFYMHRAGHWLGMDVHDVGEYKVGGEWRVLEVGMALTVEPGIYIAPDNLNVAKKWRGIGVRIEDDVVVTRLGCEILTNGVPRTVAEIEALMAAARTQAA, from the coding sequence ATGATTCATATCCCTAAATCGGAATACACCCGCCGCCGCAAGGCGTTGATGGCGCAGATGGAACCCAACAGCATCGCAATCCTGCCGGCCGCTGCCGTGGCGATCCGCAATCGCGACGTCGAGCACGTTTACCGACAGGACAGCGACTTCCAGTACCTCAGCGGTTTCCCCGAGCCTCAGGCGGTCATCGTACTGATACCGGGTCGTGAGCATGGCGAATACATTCTGTTCTGCCGTGAACGCAACGCCGAACGCGAACTGTGGGACGGCCTGCGTGCCGGGCAGGAAGGGGCGATCCGGGATTTCGGCGCCGACGACGCCTTTCCGATCACCGACATCGACGACATCCTGCCGGGCTTGATCGAAGGCCGTGACCGGGTGTATTCGGCCATGGGCAGCAACCCTGAGTTCGATCGTCACTTGATGGACTGGATCAATGTGATCCGCTCCAAGGCACACCTGGGCGCCCAACCGCCGAACGAATTCGTTGCGCTGGATCATCTGCTGCACGACATGCGCCTGTATAAATCGGCGGCAGAAGTGAAGGTGATGCGCGAAGCCGCACGGATCTCCGCGCAGGCCCACATTCGCGCGATGCAGGCCAGTCGTGTCGGCTTGCATGAGTTCAGCCTGGAAGCCGAGCTCGATTACGAGTTCCGCAAGGGGGGGGCGAAAATGCCGGCCTATGGTTCGATCGTCGCCGCCGGGCGCAACAGCTGCATCCTGCATTACCAGCAGAATGACGCGTTGCTCAAGGACGGCGATCTGGTGCTGATCGACGCCGGTTGCGAGATCGACTGTTACGCCAGCGACATCACCCGTACCTGGCCGGTCAACGGCAAGTATTCGCCAGAACAGAAGGCGATCTACGAGTTGGTGCTGGCCTCGCAAGAAGCTGCATTTGCCCAGATCGCACCCAACAAGCACTGGAACCAAGCGCACGAGGCGACGGTTCAAGTGATCACCGCCGGTCTGGTGAAGCTCGGTTTGTTGCAGGGCGACGTCGATGAGTTGATCGCCAGCGAAGCCTACAAGGCGTTTTACATGCACCGCGCCGGCCACTGGCTGGGCATGGATGTGCATGATGTCGGCGAGTACAAGGTCGGCGGTGAATGGCGGGTGCTGGAAGTCGGCATGGCGTTGACCGTCGAACCGGGCATCTACATTGCCCCGGACAATCTGAACGTGGCGAAGAAATGGCGCGGCATTGGCGTGCGCATCGAGGATGACGTGGTGGTAACCAGACTGGGCTGTGAAATCCTGACCAACGGCGTGCCGAGAACGGTCGCCGAGATCGAGGCCTTGATGGCCGCTGCACGGACCCAGGCGGCATGA